A genome region from Alteripontixanthobacter maritimus includes the following:
- a CDS encoding cupin domain-containing protein produces MERRSILKAVLATALLPATIACADNTAPDYRYRLTVEVDTPDGLRTGSSVIEVRQKLVRSGANPSSVIVSRRAYGEAVTVDLPNGGTLFALLSSEDQIDWAASVMQQAAPKVSGEIHQETFDNMLLIDGEVKLPRYWSINDFDLKLSGYPFLVTFTDPNDPSSVQIVDPDNLDEKFGHRVNLQRITVQITDDPVTNSISKKLRWLYKPFDRQLTKDDFPSGLPVGDLDGMFLKE; encoded by the coding sequence ATGGAACGCCGATCTATCTTGAAGGCCGTATTGGCCACTGCCCTGCTGCCCGCGACAATCGCGTGCGCTGACAACACCGCGCCGGATTATCGGTACCGTCTGACGGTGGAAGTGGACACGCCTGACGGCCTGCGTACCGGCTCGAGTGTGATCGAAGTGCGGCAGAAGTTGGTGCGATCCGGCGCTAACCCAAGCAGCGTCATAGTCAGTCGTAGGGCGTATGGCGAAGCTGTGACGGTTGATCTGCCAAACGGCGGCACTCTGTTTGCGCTGTTAAGCTCAGAAGATCAGATCGATTGGGCGGCCAGCGTGATGCAGCAGGCAGCCCCTAAAGTGTCGGGCGAAATTCATCAGGAGACGTTCGACAATATGCTATTGATCGATGGTGAAGTAAAATTGCCACGCTACTGGTCAATTAACGATTTCGATCTAAAGCTATCCGGCTATCCATTTTTGGTAACCTTCACCGACCCCAACGATCCCTCCAGCGTACAGATCGTAGATCCCGATAATTTAGATGAAAAATTCGGTCATAGGGTGAACCTTCAGCGCATCACAGTCCAGATCACTGACGATCCGGTGACCAATAGCATTAGCAAAAAGTTAAGGTGGCTTTACAAACCCTTCGATCGTCAATTGACGAAGGATGACTTCCCAAGTGGATTGCCAGTTGGTGATTTAGACGGAATGTTTTTGAAGGAATAA